Proteins found in one Methylobacterium sp. CB376 genomic segment:
- a CDS encoding MFS transporter: MATATAVGQAVDAARPMSREEKRVILASSLGTVFEWYDFYLYGSLAAVIGAQFFSAYPEATRNIFALLAFAAGFLVRPFGALVFGRLGDMVGRKHTFLITILIMGLSTFCVGLLPSYGALAAYGIGWLAPVTLLALRMLQGLALGGEYGGAAVYVAEHAPRNRRGFYTSFIQTTATLGLLLSLIIILSTQGYVNAAYPPTVTQNPDGTTTTLTAFQVWGWRIPFLVSVVLLAISVWIRLQMQESPAFKKMKEEGTHSKAPLSEAFGQWRNAKWALLALLGLTAGQAVVWYTGQFYALFFLQSILKVDQYTANVLIAWSLVLGTGGFLFFGALSDRVGRKPIILGGCLIAAMTYFPLFKVLTANANPKLYAAQSSVEVVVRTNPDECSFQFNPVGTAKFTKECDVAKALLARNAVNYRTEAVPAGTPTSVTVAGKSFAVSDPAFAKAVPAALAEAGYPGANNPEIVRAQHPVDIFSGQKLTVVAVLTVLVLYVTMVYGPIAAALVELFPTRIRYTSMSLPYHIGNGWFGGLLPATAFAMVAQTGDIYYGLWYPIVIAMMTFVIGLLFVPETKDRDILA, from the coding sequence ATGGCAACAGCAACCGCGGTCGGTCAGGCGGTCGATGCCGCCCGTCCGATGAGCCGGGAGGAGAAGCGGGTCATCCTGGCTTCGTCCCTCGGCACCGTCTTCGAGTGGTACGATTTCTATCTCTACGGCTCGCTCGCCGCGGTGATCGGCGCGCAGTTCTTCTCCGCCTACCCGGAGGCGACGCGCAACATCTTCGCGCTGCTCGCCTTCGCGGCGGGCTTCCTGGTGCGGCCCTTCGGCGCCCTGGTGTTCGGGCGGCTCGGCGACATGGTCGGGCGCAAGCACACCTTCCTCATCACCATCCTGATCATGGGCCTGTCGACCTTCTGCGTCGGCCTCCTGCCCTCCTACGGCGCGCTCGCCGCCTACGGCATCGGCTGGCTCGCCCCGGTGACGCTGCTCGCCCTGCGCATGCTGCAGGGCCTGGCGCTCGGCGGCGAGTACGGGGGCGCGGCCGTCTACGTGGCCGAGCACGCGCCCCGCAACCGGCGCGGCTTCTACACCTCCTTCATCCAGACGACGGCGACGCTCGGGCTGCTGCTCTCGCTGATCATCATCCTGTCGACCCAGGGCTACGTGAACGCGGCCTACCCGCCGACCGTGACGCAGAACCCGGACGGCACCACGACGACGCTCACCGCCTTCCAGGTCTGGGGCTGGCGCATTCCCTTCCTGGTCTCGGTGGTGCTGCTCGCCATCTCGGTCTGGATCCGCCTGCAGATGCAGGAGAGCCCCGCCTTCAAGAAGATGAAGGAGGAGGGCACCCACTCGAAGGCCCCGCTCTCGGAGGCGTTCGGCCAGTGGCGCAACGCCAAGTGGGCGCTCCTCGCCCTGCTCGGCCTCACCGCCGGCCAGGCCGTGGTCTGGTACACGGGCCAGTTCTACGCCCTCTTCTTCCTCCAGAGCATCCTCAAGGTCGACCAGTACACGGCGAACGTGCTGATCGCCTGGTCGCTGGTTCTGGGCACCGGCGGCTTCCTGTTCTTCGGCGCGCTGTCCGACCGGGTCGGCCGCAAGCCGATCATCCTGGGCGGCTGCCTGATCGCGGCGATGACCTACTTCCCGCTCTTCAAGGTGCTGACCGCCAACGCCAACCCGAAGCTCTACGCGGCGCAATCCAGCGTCGAGGTCGTGGTCAGGACGAACCCGGACGAGTGCTCGTTCCAGTTCAACCCGGTCGGCACGGCCAAGTTCACCAAGGAGTGCGACGTCGCCAAGGCGCTGCTCGCCCGCAACGCGGTGAACTACCGGACCGAGGCGGTGCCGGCGGGCACGCCCACCAGCGTGACCGTGGCCGGCAAGTCCTTCGCGGTGAGCGACCCGGCCTTCGCCAAGGCAGTGCCGGCCGCCCTCGCGGAGGCGGGCTATCCGGGCGCCAACAACCCCGAGATCGTGAGGGCCCAGCACCCGGTCGACATCTTCTCGGGCCAGAAGCTGACCGTGGTGGCGGTGCTGACCGTCCTCGTCCTCTACGTGACGATGGTCTACGGCCCGATCGCCGCCGCCCTGGTCGAGCTGTTCCCGACCCGGATCCGCTACACCTCGATGTCCCTGCCCTACCACATCGGCAACGGCTGGTTCGGCGGCCTCCTGCCCGCCACCGCCTTCGCCATGGTGGCCCAGACCGGCGACATCTATTACGGCCTCTGGTACCCGATCGTGATCGCCATGATGACCTTCGTCATCGGCCTCCTGTTCGTGCCCGAGACCAAGGACCGCGACATCCTGGCCTGA